A region of the Gigantopelta aegis isolate Gae_Host chromosome 11, Gae_host_genome, whole genome shotgun sequence genome:
aattggtccaGTAGAACTTTAACACCATTAGGGAGAAATAAGAGAGTCTTATTTTACCAAAATTAAATCATCTAATTTCAACCCTTTCAAATCCACAAGATGACGATATTCAACTACTACAGAgacaatttttttctttcatatggAATGGGAAACCTGATAAAATTAAGCGTAttcaaatgtcaaaaaaaaatatgaaagatGGTGGTATTAAAGTTACAATCGTCAAAGAATTTATTAAAGCACAAAAAATTGCTTGGATTAGAAGATTAGTTATCACCGACTCTAAATGGAAGGGATTGATTATTTATGAGTATAAATGTTTAGCTAATATAATGGATTTTGACTCTGAAGAAATAGGAAAACActgtcaatatatttataattatttttggaaAGAAATATTAACAGCATGGGGAACAtatcttaaaaaatgcaaatCAAACTCAGTATTTGAAGAGATACTGTCAGAATATATCTggaataataatgacataaaaataaatggaaattcAATATTCTATAGAGATTGGTTTGAGGGAgggataaaatttattaatgatttagttAACGAAAGAGGTAAATTTTTAACTTATAATGAATTTAAACTagtttttaatatcaaaactaattttttaacTTATCAAGGTGTAATTAATGcggtaaaacaatattttaaattgtgtaaagttgaactgaaaaataaactgCCGTTTCCCATATTACCATATAATATTAGAAAGTTAAATACAACAGTTAGAGGAAGTAAACATTACTATAATACTTTACTAAATTCGTCATTCTCAAAATCGGCATACAATTTAAAAtgggaaaacatttttaattgtacTTTTTCAGATTCTGattggaaaaaaataaatataattcctTTATGCTGTACTGATAGTAGTGAATTGCGCTggtttcagtttaaaataattcataatatacTTCCTGTTAATACCTTCTTATATAAAAGTGGTTATATTTCTTGTCCGAagtgtaatttttgtaatttagaacttGGTACAATTACccatttattttgggaatgcaCTTTAGTCAACTCAATTTGGAATGATATTCAGAACTGGATTAATGTAAAAACGGGTagcaatattaaatttaataaagaaaatgtaatgtttTGCTTTAAAACTAGAAATAATGATCCCATTAATGCCATTGTACTCGTTACAAAAcacgtaatatttaaaagtcattttaatgcatatgTACCCAGTTTGAAATGGATCCAAAAAGAGTTGACGGAGTATTATTATGTTACAAAAGCAGCGGCTTTTTCCGCATGCAACTATGAAATATTCACCAAATTTTGGTCAATTTgtcacaatataattatttaaaacctAGATTgtatttcttctcttctttttttgataCTTATTATGTCGTTAGTCTCCTTTTGAAtttttgatacatgtatgtctgattgTCAGTCACATATATTCGATCTTAGCTAAATATCTCCTTAGCtacttcgttttttttttttcatgtggatctttttatcatatgtactgtatacatctgtgtgtggatatcatgtcaataaaaatgggaataataattttaaaaaatatatatcaatgtttatGACAAAGTTACTGGGTTCAGACTGAATCTTGCTTGATACTCTCCGAAGAAAAACGCCTTCAAATTCACCAACATTAATAGAATCAACATGAGCAATGAAATGTGCCATGCGTGTCTTTCCTGCCACTTTAACAACCACAAAGTCACCTTCAATAATCATGTCTCAACTAGCCCCAAATGGCACAACATACCCCAGTCGCAGTGGCACAACTTACCCCAGTCGCAGTGGCATAATGTAACCAGTCGCAGTGGCACAACTTACCCCAGTCGCAGTGGCATAATGTACCCCAGTCGCAGTGGCACAACTTACCCCAGTCGCAGTGGCATAATGTAACCAGTCGCAGTGGCACAACTTACCCCAGTCGCAGTGGCATAATGTACCCCAGTCGCAGTGGCACAACTTACCCCAGTCGCAGTGGCATAATGTAACCAGTCGCAGTGGCACAACTTACCCCAGTCGCAGTGGCATAATGTACCCCAGTCGCAGTGGCACAACTTACCCCAGTCGCAGTGGCACAATTTACCCCGGTCGCAGTGGCACAATGTACCCTGGTCGCAGTGGCACAACTTACCCCGGTCGCAGTGGCACAACTTACCCCGGTCGCAGTGGCACAACTTACCCCAGTCGCAGTGGCACAACTTACCCCGGTCGCAGTGGCACAATGTACCCTGGTCGCAGTGGCACAAGTTACCCCAGTCGCAGTGGCACAATTTACCCCTGTCGCAGTGGCACAATGTACCCTGATCGCAGTGGCACAACTTACCCCGGTCGCAGTGGCACAACTTACCCCGGTCGCAGTGGCACAATTTACCCCGGTCACAGTGGCACAATGTACCCTGGTCGCAGTGGCACAACTTACCCCAGTCGCAGTGGCACAATTTACCCCGGTCGCAGTGGCACAATGTACCCTGGTCGCAGTGGCACAACTTACCCCGGTCGCAGTGGCACAATTTACCCCGGTCGCAGTGGCACAATGTACCCCGGTCGCAGTGGCACAACTTACCCCGGTCGCAGTGGCACAACTTACCCCGGTCGCAGTGGCACAATTTACCCCGGTCGCAGTGGCACAATGTACCCTGGTCGCAGTGGCACAACTTACCCCAGTCGCAGTGGCACAATTTACCCCAGTCGCAGTGGCACAATGTACCCCGGTCGCAGTGGCACAATGTACCCTGGTCGCAGTGGCACAACTTACCCCGGTCGCAGTGGCACAACGTACCCCGGTCGCAGTGGCACAATTTACCCCAGTCGCAGTGGCACAATGTACCCCGGTCGCAGTGGCACAATGTACCCTGGTCGCAGTGGCACAACTTACCCCGGTCGCAGTGGCACAACGTACCCCGGTCGCAGTGGCACAATTTACCTCAGTCACAGTCGCACAATTTACCCCAGTCGTAGTGACACAATTTACGCCAGTCGTAGTGACACAACTTACCCCAGTCGCAGTGGCACAATTTACCCCAGTCGCAGTGACACAATTTACCCCAGTCGCAGTGGCACAATTTATCCCAGTAGCAGTGGCATAACTTACCCCATTCCCACCATTTTGATATTTTGCTTAATACCGGCAACAttttgtcatacatttggttCAAACTTGCCTTGAAAAGATCCCAATTATTCTACTGTGTATCACCATTTATAGAACATGCACACTCTTTACAGTTATTGTAATAGTAATCAACATACCTCATATCTTGAAATCAACTTTTTCAtgtgaaaatatttcttttacttCGCATACTTTACAGAAATGACCGAGATGATTCGCATCATGTCACGAATAAAGTAGGTCACAAGCTGTCAGTAGTACAACATGTCGTAATATCTCTTTAAAGAGAAATGGGAAGGGGTGGCTCAACTAACCCCGTGGCTCAACTAGCCTTTCCCTCCCCTACACACAAAAGTAGCCTTCCTGGCGTCGCCCATGTTGTACAAAACCTGCGACATACTCGTATATAAAATGTCGGTTATTTTCAACCTTGGGTATAACTAAAATGCTATATTACATACCTAAGAGTATAATCCGTTCACACCTGTCTTGGAATATTAATCCtaacagaatgaaaacaaaataggtTATTTCACAGTTTTCTTTTCTGTTGAAAGTGAAAGTAGACACAGTACCCAGAAAAGTACACAAAGACATGTAACCCAGAAGTGattatcaacagatatattgctCACAGCTGTTATCATTACGAGTCAGGGATTCTGTCAAAAGTGTTGTTTGTACGAACACCCTGCATTTACCTGCGATTGTGGGGCGGGacttagtccagtggtaaaacgctggcttgatgcgcggtcggtctcggatcgtTCCCCGTAGTtgggcccatggggctatttctcgcttcatccagtggaccacgactggtatatcaaaggccgtggtatgtgctaccctgtccgtggaatgttgcatataaaagatcccttgctactaatggaaaaatgtagcgggttttctctcgaagactatatatacaaaattaccaaatgtttgacatccaatagccgatgattaataaatcaatgtgctctagtggtgtcgttaaacaaaacaaatgtcttttgtttttaaccTGACTTTGTTCAACACTATATTGATCTAGCCAAATGGTAGACGTCAGTGGCGGGGGGCTGGGTACTAACCTCTGCCAAACTGAAGATAATACAGTTTCCTCTCTTGTTTGAAGGTGAATAGTTTCCTGTCccacataagcgtacgagacgggagggggggggggggggggggggggatctggGTCATGGGGGAAAATCCTCACATTCAGGCAAAACCGATAGCgttattcgggcaaaatgagctagtctgaaaccttttcaccatgtattttcaacAATCttcccacaatattagttaaaaTGCATGCCATTGATTTTAAATGCGTATGATTATAGAGCATTTCAGCAccgaaataatatattatataattaatttaaagctTCTCCAGCATAActcatgtataatattaatattatttgtgtgtgtctatatcctaaattatttaattgtgttGTATTAATTAGCTTAtcctcttattattattacattgttagcatttatataatgaaatgcaCGTATATATACACCTCctgttttataatgtatttacttaatgttattttgtatgctCAAGGGCCATTTGGCCTAAtgcaataaagaatatataatatatgattcGTTTGTAACACTATATAGATGTTTGATAGTaacgctaatatgaataaatgttgtaatgCAGATTCGGgtgttttcatttaattcgggcaaaaatcctcctccccccccccccccccccccaacccctacaaaaatggaagcatGTACGCTTCTCCAGTTGCTGACATATTCTGATCCATATTTAGTATGTTTGCGTATGGATTATAAATACT
Encoded here:
- the LOC121385059 gene encoding fibrinogen alpha chain-like, with protein sequence MYPSRSGTTYPSRSGTIYPGRSGTMYPGRSGTTYPGRSGTTYPGRSGTTYPSRSGTTYPGRSGTMYPGRSGTSYPSRSGTIYPCRSGTMYPDRSGTTYPGRSGTTYPGRSGTIYPGHSGTMYPGRSGTTYPSRSGTIYPGRSGTMYPGRSGTTYPGRSGTIYPGRSGTMYPGRSGTTYPGRSGTTYPGRSGTIYPGRSGTMYPGRSGTTYPSRSGTIYPSRSGTMYPGRSGTMYPGRSGTTYPGRSGTTYPGRSGTIYPSRSGTMYPGRSGTMYPGRSGTTYPGRSGTTYPGRSGTIYLSHSRTIYPSRSDTIYASRSDTTYPSRSGTIYPSRSDTIYPSRSGTIYPSSSGITYPIPTILIFCLIPATFCHTFGSNLP